A section of the Pseudomonas prosekii genome encodes:
- the fliI gene encoding flagellar protein export ATPase FliI codes for MRLDRTSFAKRLSGYVEATELEGAPILEGRLLRMVGLTLEAEGLRAAMGSRCMVINDTSYNPVQVEAEVMGFSGSKVFLMPVGSVAGIAPGARVVPLADTGRLPMGMSMLGRVLDGAGRALDGKGGMKAEDWVPMDGPTINPLKRHPISEPLDVGIRCINGLLTVGRGQRLGLFAGTGVGKSVLLGMMTRFTEADIIVVGLIGERGREVKEFIEHILGEEGLKRSVVVASPADDAPLMRMRAAMYCTRIAEYFRDKGKNVLLLMDSLTRFAQAQREIALAIGEPPATKGYPPSVFAKLPKLVERAGNAEKGGGSITAFYTVLSEGDDQQDPIADAARGVLDGHIVLSRRLAEEGHYPAIDIEASISRVMPSVVTPEHMMRAQYFKQLWSRYQQSRDLISVGAYVAGGDRETDLAISLQPQLVRYLRQGLNDSISLGESEAYLGSIFAPAAGG; via the coding sequence ATGCGCCTTGATCGCACCAGTTTCGCCAAGCGCCTCAGCGGTTACGTCGAGGCCACGGAGCTGGAAGGCGCGCCGATCCTCGAAGGGCGCTTGCTGCGCATGGTGGGCCTGACCCTCGAAGCCGAAGGTTTGCGCGCCGCCATGGGCAGCCGCTGCATGGTCATCAACGACACCAGTTATAACCCGGTGCAGGTTGAAGCCGAAGTCATGGGCTTCTCCGGCAGCAAAGTATTCCTGATGCCGGTCGGCAGCGTCGCCGGCATTGCGCCCGGCGCACGTGTGGTGCCGCTGGCCGATACCGGTCGTTTGCCGATGGGCATGAGCATGCTCGGGCGGGTGCTTGACGGCGCCGGCCGCGCGCTCGACGGCAAGGGTGGGATGAAAGCCGAGGATTGGGTGCCGATGGACGGCCCGACGATCAACCCGCTCAAACGCCACCCGATCAGTGAACCGCTGGACGTCGGCATTCGCTGCATCAACGGTTTGCTGACGGTCGGTCGCGGCCAGCGTCTGGGCCTGTTCGCCGGTACCGGCGTGGGTAAATCGGTACTGCTGGGGATGATGACGCGCTTCACTGAGGCCGACATTATTGTCGTCGGGCTGATCGGTGAGCGGGGTCGTGAGGTCAAGGAGTTCATCGAGCACATTCTGGGTGAAGAAGGCCTCAAACGCTCCGTCGTGGTCGCCTCGCCGGCGGACGATGCGCCGCTGATGCGCATGCGCGCCGCGATGTATTGCACACGCATTGCCGAGTATTTCCGCGACAAGGGCAAAAACGTCCTGTTGCTAATGGATTCGCTGACCCGTTTCGCCCAGGCCCAGCGCGAAATCGCTTTGGCCATTGGTGAGCCGCCGGCGACCAAGGGTTATCCGCCGTCGGTGTTCGCCAAGTTGCCGAAACTGGTGGAACGCGCCGGTAACGCCGAGAAGGGCGGCGGTTCGATTACCGCGTTTTATACGGTGTTGTCCGAGGGCGACGACCAGCAGGATCCGATTGCCGATGCCGCGCGAGGCGTGCTCGACGGCCACATCGTGCTGTCGCGGCGTCTGGCCGAAGAAGGTCATTACCCAGCCATCGACATCGAAGCTTCGATCAGCCGGGTGATGCCGTCGGTGGTGACGCCGGAACACATGATGCGCGCGCAGTATTTCAAGCAATTGTGGTCGCGTTATCAGCAGAGCCGCGACTTGATCAGTGTTGGCGCCTACGTCGCTGGCGGTGATCGCGAAACCGATTTGGCTATTTCGTTGCAGCCGCAGCTGGTCCGCTACTTGCGCCAGGGGCTGAACGACAGCATCAGCCTCGGCGAAAGCGAAGCGTACCTCGGCAGCATTTTCGCCCCAGCGGCCGGCGGTTAA
- the fliH gene encoding flagellar assembly protein FliH has protein sequence MSSKHDESNTDLIRGKQVGNFDIWSLPSFDPHVPEPEPAPEPEPPEMEEVPLEEVQPLTLEELESIRQEAYNEGFATGEKEGFHSTTLKVRQEADVALSAKLSALEQLMGHLFEPIAEQDSQIEKSLVDLVQHITKQVIQRELAIDSTQIESVMREALKLLPLGVGNVRLYINPQDFEQVKALRERHDETWRIVEDEALLPGGCRVETEHSRIDATIETRVARVMDKLFDQLHEQALHPAAPDLSLELPVDAKPPAEPAAEPVAEPVAEPGFAPDAKLPAEPDPTDAP, from the coding sequence ATGTCGTCCAAACATGATGAGTCCAATACCGACCTGATCCGTGGCAAACAGGTCGGCAATTTCGATATCTGGTCGCTGCCAAGCTTCGACCCGCATGTGCCTGAGCCCGAGCCGGCCCCCGAGCCTGAACCGCCGGAAATGGAAGAAGTGCCGCTGGAAGAAGTCCAGCCACTGACCCTCGAAGAGCTCGAAAGCATCCGCCAGGAGGCTTACAACGAAGGCTTTGCCACGGGCGAGAAAGAAGGTTTTCACAGCACCACGCTCAAGGTTCGCCAGGAAGCGGACGTCGCTTTGTCGGCCAAGCTTTCCGCGCTGGAGCAATTGATGGGGCATTTGTTCGAACCCATCGCCGAGCAGGATTCGCAGATTGAAAAATCCCTGGTCGATCTCGTGCAGCACATCACCAAACAGGTGATTCAGCGCGAACTGGCCATCGACTCCACGCAAATCGAAAGCGTCATGCGCGAAGCGCTCAAGCTATTGCCGCTGGGTGTGGGCAATGTGCGGCTGTACATCAATCCGCAGGATTTCGAACAGGTCAAAGCCCTGCGCGAGCGCCATGACGAAACCTGGCGCATCGTCGAGGACGAAGCGCTGCTGCCCGGCGGTTGCCGGGTTGAAACCGAGCACAGCCGCATCGACGCGACCATCGAAACCCGCGTTGCGCGGGTAATGGACAAGCTGTTCGATCAGTTGCACGAACAAGCGCTGCACCCGGCCGCGCCGGACTTGAGTCTGGAACTGCCGGTCGACGCCAAACCGCCTGCCGAGCCAGCTGCCGAGCCAGTTGCCGAGCCAGTTGCCGAGCCTGGTTTTGCGCCAGATGCCAAATTGCCTGCCGAACCGGACCCGACCGATGCGCCTTGA
- the fliG gene encoding flagellar motor switch protein FliG, with the protein MSDNRAAVAKLSRVDKAAILLLSLGSTDAAQVLRHMGPKEVQRVGVAMAQMGNVHREQVEQVMSEFVDIVGDQTSLGVGSDDYVRKMLTQALGEDKANGLIDRILLGGNTSGLDSLKWMEPRAVADVIRFEHPQIQAIVVAYLDPDQAGEVLGNFDHKVRLDIILRVSSLNTVQPAALKELNQILEKQFSGNSNASRTTLGGIKRAADIMNFLDSSIEGQLMDSIREVDEDLSGQIEDLMFVFNNLSDVDDRGIQALLREVSSDVLVLALKGSDEGVKEKIFKNMSKRAAELLRDDLEAKGPVRVSDVETAQKEILTIARRMAEAGEIVLGGKGGEEMI; encoded by the coding sequence ATGAGTGATAACCGAGCCGCTGTCGCCAAACTGTCCCGTGTCGATAAAGCCGCGATCCTGCTGCTGTCGCTCGGTTCGACGGATGCCGCCCAAGTGCTGCGCCACATGGGGCCCAAAGAGGTCCAGCGTGTGGGCGTGGCCATGGCGCAAATGGGTAACGTGCACCGTGAGCAGGTCGAGCAGGTGATGAGCGAGTTCGTCGACATCGTCGGCGATCAGACCAGCCTCGGCGTCGGTTCTGACGACTACGTGCGCAAAATGCTCACTCAGGCCTTGGGCGAAGACAAGGCCAACGGCCTGATCGACCGCATTCTGCTGGGCGGCAACACCAGTGGCCTCGACAGCCTGAAGTGGATGGAGCCGCGCGCCGTCGCCGACGTGATCCGTTTCGAACACCCGCAGATCCAGGCGATCGTGGTCGCGTATCTCGACCCGGACCAGGCCGGCGAAGTGCTCGGCAACTTCGACCACAAGGTGCGTCTGGACATCATCCTGCGCGTCTCGTCGTTGAATACCGTGCAGCCAGCGGCCCTGAAAGAACTCAACCAGATTCTCGAGAAGCAGTTCTCCGGCAACTCGAACGCCTCGCGCACCACCCTCGGTGGCATCAAGCGTGCGGCCGACATCATGAACTTCCTCGACAGCTCGATCGAAGGTCAGTTGATGGATTCGATTCGCGAAGTCGACGAAGACCTGTCCGGTCAGATCGAAGACCTCATGTTCGTGTTCAACAACCTGTCCGATGTCGATGACCGCGGGATTCAGGCGTTGCTGCGCGAAGTGTCCTCCGACGTGCTGGTGCTGGCCCTCAAGGGTTCGGACGAAGGCGTCAAGGAAAAGATCTTCAAGAACATGTCCAAACGAGCGGCCGAACTGTTGCGCGACGACCTCGAGGCCAAAGGCCCGGTGCGCGTCAGCGACGTCGAAACCGCGCAGAAAGAAATCCTCACCATTGCCCGCCGTATGGCCGAAGCCGGAGAAATCGTTCTCGGTGGAAAGGGTGGCGAAGAGATGATCTAA
- the fliF gene encoding flagellar basal-body MS-ring/collar protein FliF, whose amino-acid sequence MADAIADNVPAKATPVDGKPPLFGLSFLENLSEMTMLRQVGLLVGLAASVAIGFAVVLWSQQPDYRPLYGSLAGMDAKQVMETLAAADIPYSVEPNSGALLVKADDVSRARLKLAAAGVTPSDGNIGFEILDKEQGLGTSQFMEATRYRRGLEGELARTISSLNNVKGARVHLAIPKSSVFVRDERKPSASILVELYSGRSLEPGQVLAIINLVATSVPELSKSQITVVDQKGNLLSDQAENSELTMAGKQFDYSRRMESMLTQRVHNILQPVLGNDRYKAEVSADVDFSAVESTSEQFNPDQPALRSEQSTSEQRTSSNGPQGVPGALSNQPPAPASAPQTTGGATAAAGMVQPGQPLLDANGQQIMDPATGQPMLAPYPADKRQQSTKNFELDRSISHTKQQQGRLNRLSVSVVVDDQVKVNAANGETSRAPWSADELARFTRLVQDAVGFDASRGDSVSVINMPFSAERGEVIADIPFYSQPWFWDIVKQVLGVLFILVLVFGVLRPVLNNITGGGKGKQLAGIGSDVELGGMGGLDGELANDRVSLGGPTSILLPSPSEGYDAQLNAIKSLVAEDPGRVAQVVKEWINADE is encoded by the coding sequence ATGGCTGATGCGATCGCCGATAATGTTCCGGCCAAGGCCACCCCGGTAGACGGCAAACCGCCGCTGTTCGGGTTGTCCTTCCTGGAAAACCTCTCCGAGATGACCATGCTGCGTCAGGTAGGCCTGTTGGTCGGCCTGGCTGCGAGCGTGGCGATTGGCTTCGCCGTGGTGTTGTGGTCGCAGCAGCCGGATTACCGGCCGCTGTACGGCAGCCTCGCCGGGATGGACGCCAAGCAGGTCATGGAAACCCTGGCCGCCGCCGACATTCCTTATTCCGTTGAACCCAATTCCGGTGCCTTGCTGGTCAAGGCCGATGATGTGTCGCGCGCGCGGCTCAAGCTCGCGGCCGCTGGTGTCACTCCCAGCGACGGCAACATCGGTTTTGAAATCCTCGACAAGGAACAGGGGCTGGGCACCAGCCAGTTCATGGAAGCGACCCGTTATCGTCGCGGCCTCGAAGGCGAACTGGCGCGGACCATTTCCAGCCTGAACAACGTCAAGGGTGCCCGCGTGCACCTGGCGATCCCGAAAAGCTCGGTGTTCGTGCGTGATGAGCGCAAGCCAAGTGCGTCGATTCTGGTCGAGCTGTATTCCGGCCGTTCGCTGGAGCCGGGTCAGGTTTTGGCGATCATCAACCTGGTCGCCACCAGCGTGCCTGAGCTGAGCAAGTCGCAGATCACCGTCGTCGACCAAAAGGGCAACCTGCTGTCCGATCAGGCGGAAAACTCCGAACTGACCATGGCCGGCAAGCAATTCGATTACAGCCGTCGCATGGAAAGCATGCTCACCCAGCGTGTGCACAACATCCTGCAACCGGTGCTGGGCAACGACCGCTACAAGGCAGAAGTGTCGGCGGACGTCGATTTCAGCGCTGTCGAGTCGACTTCCGAGCAGTTCAACCCGGATCAACCGGCGTTGCGCAGCGAGCAATCGACCTCTGAGCAACGGACTTCCAGCAATGGCCCGCAAGGTGTGCCGGGTGCCCTCAGCAACCAGCCGCCAGCGCCAGCCTCGGCGCCGCAAACCACCGGTGGCGCGACTGCGGCGGCGGGCATGGTGCAGCCAGGTCAGCCATTGCTTGATGCCAACGGTCAGCAAATCATGGACCCGGCCACCGGCCAGCCTATGCTTGCACCGTACCCGGCGGACAAGCGTCAACAATCCACCAAGAACTTCGAGCTCGATCGCTCCATCAGCCACACCAAGCAGCAACAGGGCCGGTTGAATCGCCTGTCGGTGTCGGTGGTGGTCGATGATCAGGTCAAGGTCAACGCGGCCAACGGCGAAACCAGCCGTGCGCCGTGGAGCGCCGACGAATTGGCGCGCTTCACTCGCCTGGTGCAGGACGCCGTCGGTTTCGACGCCAGCCGTGGTGACAGCGTCAGCGTGATCAACATGCCGTTCTCCGCCGAACGCGGCGAAGTGATTGCCGATATTCCGTTCTACTCCCAGCCTTGGTTCTGGGACATCGTCAAACAAGTGCTGGGTGTGTTGTTCATCCTTGTGCTGGTTTTCGGTGTGCTGCGTCCGGTGCTGAACAACATCACCGGTGGCGGCAAAGGCAAGCAACTGGCCGGGATCGGCAGCGACGTCGAGTTGGGTGGCATGGGCGGCCTGGACGGCGAACTGGCCAACGACCGCGTCAGCCTCGGCGGCCCGACCAGCATTTTGCTGCCGAGCCCGAGCGAAGGCTATGACGCCCAGTTGAACGCAATCAAAAGTTTGGTGGCAGAAGATCCGGGTCGTGTGGCCCAGGTCGTGAAAGAGTGGATTAACGCAGATGAGTGA
- the fliE gene encoding flagellar hook-basal body complex protein FliE, with the protein MSQGIEFNRLMLDMRSMQMDAMSAPKSTAAVPELGGSSFADMLGMAVNKVSETQQASSQLANAFEIGKSGVDLTDVMISSQKATVSFQALTQVRNKLVQAYQDIMQMPV; encoded by the coding sequence ATGAGCCAAGGTATTGAATTTAATCGATTGATGTTGGACATGCGTTCCATGCAAATGGACGCAATGTCGGCACCCAAATCGACTGCAGCCGTTCCGGAACTGGGTGGCAGCAGCTTTGCAGACATGCTTGGCATGGCCGTCAATAAAGTCAGCGAGACTCAGCAGGCGTCGAGCCAGTTGGCCAATGCCTTCGAGATCGGCAAAAGCGGCGTTGATCTGACGGACGTGATGATTTCCTCGCAGAAGGCTACTGTGTCTTTTCAGGCGTTGACCCAAGTGCGTAACAAGTTGGTTCAGGCTTACCAAGACATCATGCAGATGCCGGTTTAA
- a CDS encoding sigma-54-dependent transcriptional regulator, whose amino-acid sequence MPIKVLLVEDDRALREALADTLLLAGHDFKAVGSAEEALTAVAVEAFNLVVSDVNMPGMDGHQLLALLRARQPQLPVLLMTAHGAVERAVDAMRQGAADYLVKPFEPKALLDLVARHALGSLGPSDSEGPIAFEPASAQLLELAKRVARSDSTVLISGESGTGKEVLARFIHQHSNRANQPFIAINCAAIPDNMLEATLFGHEKGSFTGAIAAQAGKFEQADGGTILLDEISEMPMGLQAKLLRVLQEREVERVGARKPITLDIRVVATTNRDLAGEVAAGRFREDLYYRLSVFPLAWRPLRERTADILPLAERLLAKHVNKMKHAAARLSPDAQACLIGYPWPGNVRELDNAIQRALILQQGGLIQPQDFCLSGPVACAPLPTLAPTLASTLTPLRAADVDVESANALGDDLRRHEFQMIIDTLRAERGRRKEAAERLGISPRTLRYKLAQMRDAGMDVEAYLFAT is encoded by the coding sequence ATGCCAATCAAGGTTTTACTGGTCGAGGATGACCGCGCGCTGCGCGAAGCACTGGCCGACACCCTGCTGCTCGCGGGCCACGATTTCAAGGCTGTCGGTTCTGCCGAAGAGGCGCTGACGGCGGTCGCTGTCGAGGCGTTCAATCTGGTGGTCAGCGACGTCAATATGCCGGGCATGGACGGCCATCAACTGTTGGCGTTGCTGCGAGCACGCCAACCGCAATTGCCGGTGTTGCTGATGACGGCGCATGGTGCCGTGGAGCGTGCCGTCGACGCGATGCGCCAGGGCGCGGCGGATTATCTGGTCAAGCCGTTCGAGCCCAAAGCCTTGCTCGATCTGGTGGCGCGGCATGCGTTGGGCAGTCTCGGCCCGAGCGACAGCGAAGGCCCGATCGCCTTCGAACCGGCCAGCGCCCAGTTGCTGGAACTGGCCAAACGCGTGGCGCGCAGCGATTCGACCGTGTTGATCTCCGGCGAATCCGGCACCGGCAAAGAGGTGCTGGCACGCTTTATTCACCAGCACTCGAACCGCGCCAATCAACCGTTTATCGCGATCAACTGCGCGGCGATTCCCGACAACATGCTCGAAGCGACGTTGTTCGGGCATGAGAAAGGTTCGTTCACCGGCGCCATCGCCGCTCAGGCCGGCAAGTTTGAACAGGCTGACGGCGGGACCATTCTGCTCGACGAGATTTCCGAAATGCCCATGGGCCTGCAGGCCAAGTTGCTGCGGGTGTTGCAGGAGCGCGAAGTCGAGCGGGTCGGTGCGCGCAAGCCGATCACTTTGGACATTCGCGTGGTTGCCACCACCAACCGTGATCTGGCCGGTGAAGTGGCGGCGGGGCGTTTTCGTGAAGACCTTTATTACCGGTTGTCGGTTTTTCCGCTGGCCTGGCGTCCGTTGCGCGAGCGCACCGCCGACATCCTGCCGCTGGCCGAGCGGCTGTTGGCCAAACACGTCAATAAAATGAAGCATGCGGCGGCGCGTCTGTCGCCGGACGCGCAGGCGTGCCTGATCGGTTACCCATGGCCGGGCAACGTGCGCGAACTGGATAATGCGATTCAGCGCGCGTTGATTCTACAGCAGGGTGGTTTGATTCAGCCGCAGGATTTCTGCCTGTCGGGGCCGGTGGCCTGTGCGCCGTTGCCGACGTTGGCGCCGACATTGGCATCAACGCTGACGCCGCTGCGGGCGGCGGACGTGGATGTGGAGTCGGCGAATGCCTTGGGCGATGACCTGCGCCGCCATGAATTCCAGATGATCATCGACACCCTTCGCGCCGAGCGTGGCCGCCGCAAGGAAGCCGCCGAACGCCTGGGCATCAGCCCGCGCACCCTGCGCTACAAACTCGCGCAAATGCGTGACGCCGGCATGGACGTGGAAGCGTACCTGTTCGCCACCTGA